One stretch of Oncorhynchus tshawytscha isolate Ot180627B linkage group LG21, Otsh_v2.0, whole genome shotgun sequence DNA includes these proteins:
- the b4galt7 gene encoding beta-1,4-galactosyltransferase 7 isoform X2, which yields MMYSSRRKPVLYFKEDRRFCSEKCTVYKLFGLCVVLVLVSLLWLQLSCTGDMSRVVVDDGRIPHQPCPLERQASAADDPSWGPHKLALLIPFRERFEELLVFVPFMHTFLNNKKILHKIFVINQMDHYRFNRASLINVGYTESGNDTDYIAMHDVDLLPLNEALDYGFPEEGPFHVASPELHPLYHYKAYVGGILLLTKQHYHMCNGMSNRFWGWGREDDEFYRRLRTAGLQLFRPSGIKTGYKTFRHIHDPAWRKRDQKRVAAQKQEQFKVDPEGGLTNLQYKLESRQELTISGAPVTVLNTKLECDTDKTPWCLLN from the exons ATGATGTATTCATCAAGAAGAAAACCAGTCCTCTATTTCAAAGAAGACAGAAG ATTCTGTTCTGAGAAATGCACAGTCTACAAACTATTTGGTCTGTgtgtggtgctggtactggtctCCCTCCTATGGCTCCAACTCAGCTGTACAGGAGACATGAGCCGGGTTGTAGTGGATGACGGACGCATCCCCCATCAGCCTTGTCCGCTGGAGAGACAGGCATCCGCTGCGGACGACCCTTCCTGGGGTCCTCACAAGCTGGCCCTCCTGATACCTTTCAGGGAGAGGTTTGAGGAGCTGCTGGTGTTTGTCCCCTTCATGCACACCTTCTTGAACAACAAGAAAATACTGCATAAGATCTTTGTAATCAACCAGATGGATCACTATCG GTTCAACAGAGCCTCTCTCATTAACGTTGGTTACACGGAGAGTGGTAACGACACTGATTACATCGCCATGCATGATGTGGACTTGTTACCTCTGAATGAAGCTCTGGACTATGGTTTCCCAGAGGAGGGCCCGTTCCACGTGGCCTCACCAGAGCTGCACCCCCTGTATCACTACAAGGCATACGTGGGAGGAATCCTGCTGCTCACCAAACAGCATTATCACATG TGCAACGGCATGTCCAACCGGTtctggggatgggggagagaagacGATGAATTCTACAGGAGACTAAGAACTGCTGGATTACAG CTCTTCAGGCCCAGTGGGATAAAAACAGGGTATAAAACCTTTCGCCACATCCATGACCCTGCCTGGAGGAAGAGAGACCAGAAGAGAGTGGCTGCACAGAAACAG GAACAATTCAAGGTTGACCCTGAGGGCGGGTTGACTAACTTGCAGTACAAGCTGGAGTCGAGACAGGAGCTGACTATTAGTGGAGCCCCTGTCACTGTCCTCAACACCAAACTggagtgtgacacagacaagacTCCCTGGTGTCTGTTGAACTAA
- the b4galt7 gene encoding beta-1,4-galactosyltransferase 7 isoform X1, with the protein MMYSSRRKPVLYFKEDRRNETPKAPRPEERNPFCSEKCTVYKLFGLCVVLVLVSLLWLQLSCTGDMSRVVVDDGRIPHQPCPLERQASAADDPSWGPHKLALLIPFRERFEELLVFVPFMHTFLNNKKILHKIFVINQMDHYRFNRASLINVGYTESGNDTDYIAMHDVDLLPLNEALDYGFPEEGPFHVASPELHPLYHYKAYVGGILLLTKQHYHMCNGMSNRFWGWGREDDEFYRRLRTAGLQLFRPSGIKTGYKTFRHIHDPAWRKRDQKRVAAQKQEQFKVDPEGGLTNLQYKLESRQELTISGAPVTVLNTKLECDTDKTPWCLLN; encoded by the exons ATGATGTATTCATCAAGAAGAAAACCAGTCCTCTATTTCAAAGAAGACAGAAG AAATGAAACACCAAAAGCACCTCGTCCAGAAGAGCGTAATCC ATTCTGTTCTGAGAAATGCACAGTCTACAAACTATTTGGTCTGTgtgtggtgctggtactggtctCCCTCCTATGGCTCCAACTCAGCTGTACAGGAGACATGAGCCGGGTTGTAGTGGATGACGGACGCATCCCCCATCAGCCTTGTCCGCTGGAGAGACAGGCATCCGCTGCGGACGACCCTTCCTGGGGTCCTCACAAGCTGGCCCTCCTGATACCTTTCAGGGAGAGGTTTGAGGAGCTGCTGGTGTTTGTCCCCTTCATGCACACCTTCTTGAACAACAAGAAAATACTGCATAAGATCTTTGTAATCAACCAGATGGATCACTATCG GTTCAACAGAGCCTCTCTCATTAACGTTGGTTACACGGAGAGTGGTAACGACACTGATTACATCGCCATGCATGATGTGGACTTGTTACCTCTGAATGAAGCTCTGGACTATGGTTTCCCAGAGGAGGGCCCGTTCCACGTGGCCTCACCAGAGCTGCACCCCCTGTATCACTACAAGGCATACGTGGGAGGAATCCTGCTGCTCACCAAACAGCATTATCACATG TGCAACGGCATGTCCAACCGGTtctggggatgggggagagaagacGATGAATTCTACAGGAGACTAAGAACTGCTGGATTACAG CTCTTCAGGCCCAGTGGGATAAAAACAGGGTATAAAACCTTTCGCCACATCCATGACCCTGCCTGGAGGAAGAGAGACCAGAAGAGAGTGGCTGCACAGAAACAG GAACAATTCAAGGTTGACCCTGAGGGCGGGTTGACTAACTTGCAGTACAAGCTGGAGTCGAGACAGGAGCTGACTATTAGTGGAGCCCCTGTCACTGTCCTCAACACCAAACTggagtgtgacacagacaagacTCCCTGGTGTCTGTTGAACTAA
- the b4galt7 gene encoding beta-1,4-galactosyltransferase 7 isoform X3: MSRVVVDDGRIPHQPCPLERQASAADDPSWGPHKLALLIPFRERFEELLVFVPFMHTFLNNKKILHKIFVINQMDHYRFNRASLINVGYTESGNDTDYIAMHDVDLLPLNEALDYGFPEEGPFHVASPELHPLYHYKAYVGGILLLTKQHYHMCNGMSNRFWGWGREDDEFYRRLRTAGLQLFRPSGIKTGYKTFRHIHDPAWRKRDQKRVAAQKQEQFKVDPEGGLTNLQYKLESRQELTISGAPVTVLNTKLECDTDKTPWCLLN; encoded by the exons ATGAGCCGGGTTGTAGTGGATGACGGACGCATCCCCCATCAGCCTTGTCCGCTGGAGAGACAGGCATCCGCTGCGGACGACCCTTCCTGGGGTCCTCACAAGCTGGCCCTCCTGATACCTTTCAGGGAGAGGTTTGAGGAGCTGCTGGTGTTTGTCCCCTTCATGCACACCTTCTTGAACAACAAGAAAATACTGCATAAGATCTTTGTAATCAACCAGATGGATCACTATCG GTTCAACAGAGCCTCTCTCATTAACGTTGGTTACACGGAGAGTGGTAACGACACTGATTACATCGCCATGCATGATGTGGACTTGTTACCTCTGAATGAAGCTCTGGACTATGGTTTCCCAGAGGAGGGCCCGTTCCACGTGGCCTCACCAGAGCTGCACCCCCTGTATCACTACAAGGCATACGTGGGAGGAATCCTGCTGCTCACCAAACAGCATTATCACATG TGCAACGGCATGTCCAACCGGTtctggggatgggggagagaagacGATGAATTCTACAGGAGACTAAGAACTGCTGGATTACAG CTCTTCAGGCCCAGTGGGATAAAAACAGGGTATAAAACCTTTCGCCACATCCATGACCCTGCCTGGAGGAAGAGAGACCAGAAGAGAGTGGCTGCACAGAAACAG GAACAATTCAAGGTTGACCCTGAGGGCGGGTTGACTAACTTGCAGTACAAGCTGGAGTCGAGACAGGAGCTGACTATTAGTGGAGCCCCTGTCACTGTCCTCAACACCAAACTggagtgtgacacagacaagacTCCCTGGTGTCTGTTGAACTAA